The DNA sequence ACCTTCGTTAACACTTTGACCCGGATTTGCGACAATTTTCCAAACATTACCCGGAAGAAGTGCTTTGATTTCTACATCATTTCCTGACACAGCAGGTGCTGCCGAAGTTGTTGATGGAGCAGTGCTCTCACCATTTACTGCTGTTACCTGAATATCTGCATCACCCTCTGCTACTTGAACACTAAACTTTTGACCATCTACTACTACTGTATAATTTCCGCTACCCATTGAACTTCCTTCACAATCTTTTTCTGTTTCTTTTTTCATTTCTGATATTTTACGAACGTTTAACTCACCTTCACCTTTAAGGAAAGTGATTCCTTTTTCCTGGCATGCAGCCGCTATAAAAATATTTTCTTCTGTTATTTCTATACCTTCTTCTTTAAGTCTGTTAATCCAGTTCTCTAAAGATTTTGCAGGATCCGCATCTGCCAAATCAAGTGCTTTTTTTGTTGTCGGCTCAAGTTTTAACTGCTCTGAAGCAATTTTAACAATTTCCGGATCCGGTTCAACCGGAGTTTTTCCGAAGTATCCTAAAACCATTTTTCCGTAACCAGGGGCAATGGCTTTCCATGGTCCCTGCATTACATTGTTAAGCGCCTGTTGGAAATAAAACTGAGAAACCGGCGTTACCGATGTACCGTAACCGCCTTTTTCTACTACTTCCTGCATTGCCGCGATAACATCCGGGAATTTATCCATGATGCCGTTGTCGCGCATCATTTGCGTATTTGCAGTCAAAGCACCGCCAGGCATTGGTGAAAATGGAATAATCGGAGAAACCATTGTCGCTTCAGGAGGCATAAAATAATCACTCAGACATGACTGTAACTCTTTCTCATAAGTAAGAATTTTACCAAGTTCAAGTCCGCCAAGGTCATAATTCATTCCCTTTGTTGCATGAAGCATTGTCAAAATATCAGGCTGAGATGTTCCACCGCTTACAGGAGAAGCTGCCATATCTATACCGTCAACACCCGCCTCAAGCGCAGCCATATAAGCAGCTACAGAAACACCGGCAGTCTCATGTGTATGCAGACGTATGTGTGTATCTTCTCCTAAAAGTTTTCTTGCCATTGTAATGGTCTCAAAAACTTTTTGAGGATTTGATGTCCCGCTTGCATCTTTAAAACAGATACTGTCAAACGGAAGACCGCTGTCCAGAATATCACGAAGTGTTTTTTCATAAAACTCGACATTATGAGCACCGTGACATCCCGGTGGCAAGTCCATCATAGTTACAACCGCTTCATGTTTCAAGCCGTGATGTTTGATTCTCTCAGCAGAATACTTCAGGTTTTCCACATCATTGAGTGCATCAAAGTTACGGATTGTCGTTGTTCCGTGTTTTTTAAACATTTTTGCATGCAGGTCTATCAGTTCTTTTGAACCGGTATCCAGCATTACAGTATTTACTCCGCGGGCAAGTGTCTGCAAATTTGCATCCGGACCTACAATTTTACGGAACTTGTCCATCATTTCAAATGCATCTTCTCTCAAATAAAAGTATAATGATTGAAATCTTGCTCCCCCACCAAATTCAAAGTGGTTAATACCTGCCATTTTTGCGGCTTCTACTGCCGGAAAAAAATCTTCCATCAATACACGTCCACCAAATACTGACTGGAAACCATCCCTGAAAGTTGTATCCATTACATCTATAAATTTCTTAGCCATTATAATCCTTAACCTTGTTTATGGTGTGCAATTGCAGCTGTTATTGCTGCAATTATCTTTTTGTTGTCTTGTTGTTGCTGTGTTGCATTCCCAGAAACAGTCTCTTCAGCTGCCTGTGGTTCAGGAAAAAATTTATGTATTATCAATGACATCAGATTGACTGAAAGAATCATTATAATTAGAAATACGAACACTGTTCCCATTCCTAAAAACATAAATTTAACTCCCTCCATAATGAGGTTTGCTTCCATAAAATTACCCTTTATTCATAATTTGTGGGCTTAGTATAGTATAAAGATGTTTAAATAAAGTTGTTGAAAAAACTTTATTTTTAAATTACTGCACAATTGTTACTTTTTGGTGACTTAATTTCATCACTTAAACTAAACACTAATTGTTTTTAGCTAAAATTAAATTACTGCACAATTGTTACTTTTTGGTGACTTAATTTCATCACTTAAACTAAACACTAATTGTTTTTAGCTAAAATGTTTTTGACAGATAAAATATTAGGATGTTTTTCAGATGATAGCAGGTATGTACGAACAGAACTTCATGGCTTATATAATTTTTGGTCTTATCTTGAATTTTGTATTTTCAATTATGTTTGGAATATATTTAAGTAACAATATCGGCATGAAAGAGATGATAGAATCCAAAGGAGACAAAGAACAGCCATTACTCATACGCTTAAGTCTTTTTATTCCTTATGCAAAAATGCTTGTTACTCTTTACAGAGTTACAATTTTACAGCTCTTTTTTCTCAACAAAGGATATACACACAAAGAGTTTTGGATTTATATGACGAATGAGCAAAAAGAAAACTCCTAAAGGAACAATATGAAAGATTTTAAGCTTAAACTTGTCCTTACTGCTTTAAGCGCAATTGTTTTCTCATTTATATTTATACTTTTGGCATTTGCCTTGCCCATACACAAAAAAGAAGAAAAAATATCCATCAAGCCAAAAGGGAAACTTGAACAGATTTCTCATTCCTTAAAAAACAGATAACTGTGTCAGAGACGCTCTTTATTTATAAAGAACTTTTCACTTCAATAAGCTTGAGTGTATCATAAGCACACTTTGGACTCAGTTTGATGGCGCAAACCTTTAAAGCCTCCAGACAGGCAAGCAAATAGTCCAGGTTGTCTTTTTTCATTAATTCATAAAGAAGTATTTCTGCATCTTTTATGCGTAAATTTCTTGCGACACCGAGATTTTTATGTGCCAATTCTCTCAATGGGGTGTAATCCAAATTGTCATGATTGTCCTGTGAATCCTGAAGTGCAGCCAAATAACTCTCAAACTGCACAATTGCCTTGATTACCTGAGCAACATAATCATCAACCAGTTGAGAAACCAACTCTGTGTCTAATCCTAATTCGTGTACGGCAATCGAAATATCATACCGGTAACCGTCAATTTTCAAATCACGCAATACCCCTGTTCCCAGTAAAGTGCATACCCGTTTGGCTTCATGCAGCAGTTGATCAACAGATTGTCTGTCCGATGGTTTTAAAAAGAATTTTAATTTTTTTAACATAATCATAAGATATCATATAATTTGTGTGAAACAGATAAAAAAGAAAAATAAAAGAAGAGAGTTTGGAGGAGTGCTACGATTGCACTCATCCAAAAAAGTTATAATGCTTTTGCTATAATTCTGTTGAGTCTCATTGCAAAATCTGCAGTATCATCAAGTTCTCTGCCATCAAAGAGTTTTGCCTGATCAAACAATACATGCGCTGCATCTTCAATCAGATTCTGATCACTCGAATCTTTTAATTTTGCAATCAATTCATGTTTAGGATTGATTTGTAAAATAGGTGCCGGCTCAGGCACTTCACCGCCCTGACCCATCTGTTTCATCATCTGTGCCATCATGTAAGAAGGGTCTTCTTTGTCTGTTTTTAAAGCAACAGGAGATTCTGTCAACTCCGTTGTCACTTCAACTTCTTTTATAGCTTCACCCAGTGTCTCTTTAAACTCTTTTGCAAGGCCTTCAAACTCTTTTTCAAGTTCTTCTTTTGCTTTTTTCTCTTCTTCACTCTCTTCAAATTTCGCATCTGATGCAGGAATAAGTTTATACTCTTTATATTCTGTCACCATCGGGAAAATGATAGTATCTACCTCTTCATTTAAGAGAAGCACATCGATACCGCGTGCCTTGAATTTTTCGAGCACAGGAGAGTGTTTGAGCATGTCAACAGAGCCTTTGTTCGCAAGATAATAAATCTCTTTTTTGTCTTCATCGACATTTTTCACAAACTCTTCGATAGTCGTCATTTCATCAGAATTCAACGTATGGAATTTGAGTAATTCTAAAATCTTTTCTCTGTTGGCAAAATCATTGTAAAGTCCTTCTTTAAGTACATTTCCAAACTCTTTATAGAATGTGTCATATTTTTCAGGCTCTTTTTTCATCATTTTAGCAAGTTCGGAAAGCACTTTTTTCA is a window from the Sulfurimonas hydrogeniphila genome containing:
- a CDS encoding biotin/lipoyl-containing protein, whose translation is MAKKFIDVMDTTFRDGFQSVFGGRVLMEDFFPAVEAAKMAGINHFEFGGGARFQSLYFYLREDAFEMMDKFRKIVGPDANLQTLARGVNTVMLDTGSKELIDLHAKMFKKHGTTTIRNFDALNDVENLKYSAERIKHHGLKHEAVVTMMDLPPGCHGAHNVEFYEKTLRDILDSGLPFDSICFKDASGTSNPQKVFETITMARKLLGEDTHIRLHTHETAGVSVAAYMAALEAGVDGIDMAASPVSGGTSQPDILTMLHATKGMNYDLGGLELGKILTYEKELQSCLSDYFMPPEATMVSPIIPFSPMPGGALTANTQMMRDNGIMDKFPDVIAAMQEVVEKGGYGTSVTPVSQFYFQQALNNVMQGPWKAIAPGYGKMVLGYFGKTPVEPDPEIVKIASEQLKLEPTTKKALDLADADPAKSLENWINRLKEEGIEITEENIFIAAACQEKGITFLKGEGELNVRKISEMKKETEKDCEGSSMGSGNYTVVVDGQKFSVQVAEGDADIQVTAVNGESTAPSTTSAAPAVSGNDVEIKALLPGNVWKIVANPGQSVNEGDVIMILESMKMEIDVVAPRGGVIKSINVATNDKVVEGQVVAVLG
- a CDS encoding OadG family protein translates to MEANLIMEGVKFMFLGMGTVFVFLIIMILSVNLMSLIIHKFFPEPQAAEETVSGNATQQQQDNKKIIAAITAAIAHHKQG